One Sphingomonas endolithica genomic window, ATCGCGGCGCTGTCGCGAATCGTGCGCGTCACGACATGATCGACGCAGAAGCCCGTTGCATAATCGAACCCGTCGGGCAGATTGGGGTTGCGATCGCGCGTCGGCTTGAGCCCGACCAGACCACAACATGCCGCAGGGATACGGATCGAGCCCAGACCATCGCTGGCATGAGCAAGCGGCACATAGCCCGCCGCCACCGCTGCCGCCGACCCGCCCGACGATCCGCCCGCCGCATGGTCTGTGTGCCAGGGATTGCGCACCGCGCCGTGCAATGCGGTCTCGACATTACCGACGATGCCGAACTCCGAACTGGCGCCCCGGCCGATCGGGATCACCCCGCTGTCGCGGTAGCGCCGCATCAGCCCGCTATCGGCCTGATCAACCACGTTCGCGCAGAAGCGGCTGCCGGAAGTATTTGGCCAGCCTGCCACGCCAATGCCGAAGTCCTTGACCAGGAAGGGGACGCCGGCAAACACCCCCTCCCCGATCGGCTCGCGCGCCGCGGCCCGCGCCTCGTCAAATGCGCGGTAAACGATAGCGTTGATCGTGGGGTCGAGCCGCTCGATCCCTGCAATCGCCGCCTCGACAAGTTCAGCCGGCGACACAGCACCGCTGCGCACCAGCGCGGCGAGCGCCAGGCCGTCATGCTCGGCATAATCATCCATGGTCCGCTCCTGTTGTCGTCCTCCTTGTGCCGCGTCGCCAGCCGCCGCGCCACTCCCGGACGTTCCTCGGGAATGGCGCTGCGATTGTCTCAGCCGACCATCAGAACCGCACGCTCACACCGAAATCGCCGTTGAACGAATAGATCTGGCGCGCATAGGTCTGGTCCCTGGTCGTCTGATAGTAGCTAAGCGGTGCATTGGTGATGTTAGACAGCGCGCCGAACAGCTCGATGCCCTTAGTCACCTTGTAGCTCATCCGCGCATCGAGCGACGTGCGCCCGGCCTCGTAGATATCGGCGGCGGTCTTTTGCGTGGCATTGCCGACATTGGCGATGAATGCGGTGCGGTACGCCACGGCGACGCGCGCCTCGAACGGACCCTTTTCGTAGAACAAGGCGGCGTTGGCGATCCAGTTCGATTGCCCGAAGAACGGAATGTCCTCGGATTCACGCCCCGGCACCTTCACGTTCGACGTGACATAGGTCGCGTTGGCCGAGATGCCGAAGCCATCGAGCGGCGCCGGCAGGAAGGTCAGCCGGCGCTGCGCGTTCGCCTCGATGCCGTAGAGTTTCCCCGAATCCGCATTCTGCGGCTGCGACAGCGACAGCAAAGGAACGCCGGCAAAGCTGGTGTTCAGGATCGTCTGCGTGAAGACCGGGTTCTTTAGGTGCTTGTAGAAGGCGCCGACCGAGAAGATGCTCTCGGCGTCGGGATAATATTCCGCCGATACGTCGAGCCCCATCGACGTGTAGGGCTTCAGATCGGGGTTCCCCGCAGTGCCGGCCCCGGCTTCCTCGGTGAAGCTAGGCACAGAGGCATCGTAGTTGGGCCGCCCGATCGTGTTGGTCCAGGCGGCCCGCAGCGTAAAATCACGACGCGGACGATAATTGAGGTGCACGCTGGGCAGGACGTGCGTGTACTTGTTGTCGAACGACAGCGGCGTGATGCCGGTCGTCGTGCGCAGCTGGAACGCATCGTAGCGCCCTTCGGTGCGCTCGACGCGCACGCCGCCAATCGCGTTCAGATCGCCAAACGTCAGACTGGCCATCGCGTAGCCGGCATAGATCTTTTCGTGGATATGATAATCGAGCGACTTGTCGTTGATCGCGGTCTGGCCGGCGTTGAGTGCGATCAGGTTGGGATGCGCGGCGTAATAATCGAGCACACCCTGATAGTTGATCGCCGGTCCGAAGGCGTAATCGCCATTGTAGAAATCGTCCGGTGTCGGCAAGGCCTGGCCAATGCTGCCGGGCGACGATGGTGCTGTCGGGACGGCGTCGCGCTGGGTTTGCGAGTTGTCGCGATCCTTGACGCGATCGATGAACTTGCCACCGATCTTGATGAAGCTCGCCTCGTTGTCACCGAAATTGTATTTCAGGTCGGCGCGCACGGTGTTCAGATCCTCGTCGATCTGCTCGCGGCGCTCCCGGATGCGCCGCAGCGGGAAGGCATTGGGATCCGACAGGCGCGGGTCGATGGCGGAGAAGAGTGGACGATCCGAACTGAGGTCCAACGTCGCCGTCTGATTGGCGGCGGAGCGGAACTCGAGATCGTCGCGGATCGGCGTATGCTCCTGCGCATGGGCATAGGTATAATTCAGGTCGAGTTCGAACTGTCCGAACTTCAGCTCCGCGCCGGGCGAGACATTGTACAGCTTCTGCGTCTGATCGTTCTGGCGGAACTGGCGTGTGGCGCGGCCATTGGGGAAGCGGATCGAGGTGCGGTTCAGTACCGTCGGTGCCGGCGCGCTGTTGACCAGCGCGAAATTGAACTGGTCGCGCTCCTCGTGGTCGGTGAACTCGTCATAGATGGTGCGCACATAGACGCGCGTCTGGTCACTGGGACGCCAATCGAGATTGACGATGCCGCCGATCCGCTCGCGCATGATGCGGTAATCGTACAGCGTGTAGTTGGTCGGCGCGGTGACCCTCGTGCCGTTGGTCGTAAAGGCTGTCCAATTGGTCGGCTCGGCCGAATCGCTGTCGATGAAGCGCTTGGAATAGCTGCCCGCCACGACGATCCCGAACTGTTCGTCCGGTCCGAATTTCTGGCCATGCGTCGCGCTGCCACCAAAGCCGGTCTTGCCCGATTTGTCGTTATACGATCCGCGTACGCTGGCGAAGGTGAAGGGGGGCGTCTGGTCGAACGCCGTGGGCGTGACGATGTTGATGCTGCCGCCGATCGCATTGGCGTCATAGTCCGGCGTTACGGCCTTCACGACTTCGATCGAAGCAACCAGATCGGACGGGATCGTGTCGAGCGCAACGCGGCGCCCCTCGGCTTCGGGAATACCGACGAGATTGCCGTCGACCATGACCTGGTTGAGATTGGGATCGATGCCGCGCACCACGACATAGCGCGGCTCGCCCTGATCGATCTCGACCGACACGCCGGGCAGGCGTTGCAGCGCTTCCGCCGTATTGTAATCGGGCAGCTTGCCGATGCCGTCGGAGGATACGACGTCCGAGATGGTGGCCAGCGCGCGCTTGCGTTCGATCGACAGCACGCGCGAGGCACGCGATCCTGTAACGACGATATCACCGGCACCCTCGGCATCGGCCAGCGTCAACACGCCGTTCGCGGCAATCGCCTGATCGTCCGATGCGACGATATCGATGGTGAACGGCGCGTAGCCGGGCTCGTCGATGCGCAGCGTATGCGTGCCTGCAGTGACGCCGGTGAGAACGTAACGGCCGTCCTGATCGGTCGTCGCCTGGATCGAGCTCTGGTCGATCGTCACGCGCGCGCCCTGCACCGGGCGCTGCAGCGACGCACTGGTCACCACGCCGGTCACGTCGCTGGCCGCAGCAAGCGCCGGAATACCCACGCCAGCAAGCGCCAGCAGCTTGATCGCGCGCACCCCGGTGCGCCCGAGAACGGGAGAAATGAAACGCATCGACAGACCCCTTGGCAGGCTGGATGCCTGCGTCGAACGGTCCGTTAAACGATAGCCATTACTCTCGTATGCGACTTGTAAGGTATTTATCTGACAACGATACTGCACTTTTGTGACATGGTAATAATACTTAAAACTATCATAATTGGCTGGTAGCGCCAGGCGAATCCTGGAGTTATCATGTCTTTCATCCTGAACCGTCGATCGATCCTGCAAGCGGCCACGCTGCTGCCTGGCCTGGCGCTGCTACCATCCAGTCTTTCTGCCGCCGGCCCGGCCGCCGGCTTCACCCACTCGGTCGCGAGTGGCGACCCGAAGGTGGACAGCGTCGTGCTGTGGACGCGCTTCGTGCCAACGGATGGCGGCACTACGGCGCTCAAGGTCGAGATTGCCGCTGATAGGCGCTTTATCCATATAGTATCGCGCGGATCGGCCTCTTCCAGCGCGATGACCGATTTCTGCGTGCACGCCTATCCGACTGGCCTCGAACCGGGCCGCTGGTATTACTATCGCTTCGTGGCGCCAAATGGCGAGACATCACCGGTCGGACGTACGCGGACATTGCCCGCCGGCAAGCCCGGCAAGTTCCGCATCGGCGTTTTTTCCTGCGCCAATGCCACGTCGGGCTGGTTCAACGCCTATGCCCATGCCGCAGCGCGCGATGATCTCGATCTGATCGTGCATCTTGGCGACTATATCTACGAGTCACCGGTCGATCGTTCCGATGCCCTGGCCGCCTTGGCAAAGGCGCGTGACGTTCAGCCGCGGGGCGAAGCGGTGTCGCTGGCAGACTACCGGCTGCGTTATGCCAGCTATCGCGCCGATCCCGGCCTGCAGGAACTGCATCGCAATTTTCCCATGATCGCGATGTGGGACGATCACGAGACGGCGAACAACAGCTGGGAAGGTGGCGCGAAGAATCATGGGGCCCAAGACGGCCCCTGGGATGTCCGCAAGGCGGCCGGCGTGCGCGCGTTCCGTGAATGGCTGCCGATGCGCAACTCGGATTACGACCGCTACCAGATCGGCGATCTCGCCACGCTGTTCCGGCTCGAAACCCGTCTGCTGGCCCGGTCGAAGCAACTGGAGATCGGTGCGGCCCTGTTCGGCGCCGGCGATCCGCGCGAGGCGATAGCCCGGTTCCGCGATGGCCCGCTGGCCGATCCGGCACGGACGATGATGGGGTCGACGCAGGAACGCTGGCTGGCAGACGGCCTAGCGGACTCCGCTGGCGGCGGCACGCGCTGGCAGGTGCTCGCACAGCAAGTGATCGTGGCACCGACAAGACTGCCGAAGGTGTCTCCTGCCTGGTTTGCCCCCGGTGCCACGCCCAGCGGGCGCGACCAGGCCGAATTGGGCGCCGCCGCAGAGCTGGCCGATGCCGGCATACCGATGGGCCTGGACCGCTGGGACGGCTACCCCGCCGCCCGCACGCGGCTACTCGCCGGTGCCGCCAAGGCACGGGCAAACCTTGTCGTACTGAGCGGCGACAGCCACAATGCCTGGGCCTATGAACTGGCTCATGAAGGCCGGCCCGTCGGTGTCGAATTTGCCGGCCACAGCGTGTCGTCGCTGGGCGTCGAAAAGCGCTTCGCCGGCGACGCCCTGACCATCGCGCAGGACTTCGTCGCCGCCAATCCCGGCCTCAAATGGTGCGAAACCAGCCGCCGCGGTTACATGGTGACCATTCTGACGCGCGACGCGGTAAGCAATGACTGGGTGTTCCTGCCCTCGCTTGATATTCAATCCACCGCCGTGCTCGACACGACGCGTCTGGTGTCGGAGCGGTCTTCCTACAGGTTGTCGCGCGCCTAGGTCGAGAATCACCGCTAAGCGCTGCAATTGACCGGCACTTGCGGCAATGAGCCAAATACAGTCGCTCAGCGCCCGCCTCGCGCTTCCTGACTTCGGATGCTCATTCATGAAGTTGTTAACCAACGCCGGTTGAAGCGTATCATCTGAAACGATGGGTTTGGCAATTGGGGCGCAGATATACACAAGCCTTGGTCGCCCCAAGCCGTTTGCGCGGCAGAGATGCCGAGCAGATTTCGCACCGCTACGCGACAAGGGCGTGCTGATCCCGGGCGCGGCAGCTCAGTCTCGCCTTGCTGAGGTCGCTCGTTCAAGCAGTGAGCGTTTGCCTTCGGATCGCATCAGCTACGGGTTGCAGTTCGGCGGGTGATCGAGGTGCGGCGACACTAAAGCCGATACCGCGATCGGCCCAACTTATGCGGTTGATGTCGCCTTCCACACTCGGCGTCATGCCCGCGGCCTTGTCGATCTCCATCGGTCGGCTAAGAACCGTGAGGCGGGTGTTCAAAGGTGATCTGCCCCCCGCTGAGTGGCCCAGAGACTATGATAGTCTGGACCACGAAAGGGACGACAGATGCCATTCAAGAAGCACAAGCCGGAAGAGATCATCGGGAAGCTGCGTGAAGTTGAGATCGTTCTGTCGCAGGGGGCATCGACTGCCGAAGCGTGCCGGCGGATCTCTGTCAGCGAACAAACCTATTACCGCTGGCGCAAGGAATATGGCGGTCTGAAAACCGACCAGGCACGGCGTATGAAGGATCTGGAAAAGGAGAATCTTCGGCTCCGCCGGGCGATCTCGGACCTGACGTTGGATAAGCTGATCTTGCAGGAGGCGGCGCGGGGAAACTTCTAAGCCCCGCGCGGCGACGGCGTTGTATCGATCATGTGCGACGAGAGCTTCCGGTATCCGAGCGACGGGTCTGCCGGGTGCTGGGGCAGCATCGATCGACGCAGCGCAAGGTGCCGCGTGGGGCGGATGATGAGCAGGTGCTGAGCGAGGACATCATCGCACTGGCGAAGCAATATGGTCGCTACGGCTATCGCCGGGTGACGGCATTGCTGTGCCATGCCGGGTGGACGGTGAACCATAAACGGGTCGAGCGGATCTGGCGGCGTGAGGGGCTCAAGGTCCCGCAACGTCAACCAAAGCGCGGACGTCTGTGGCTTAATGACGGATCGTGCATCCGGCTGCGGCCTGAGTATCCGGGGCATGTATGGGCGTACGACTTCGTCGAAGGCCGCACGCATGATGGTCGCAAGTTCCGTATCCTGACCATCATCGACGAAGCCAGCCGGGAGTGCCTGGGGCTCATCGTGGCACGTCAGCTCAAGCATGAAGACGTGCTGGCGGCTTTGGCGGACCTGTTCGTCACACGAGGCCCGCCGGCGCACATACGGTCGGATAATGGCGCCGAGTTTATCGCCAACGCTGTGCAGAAATGGCTCGGCCAGATCGGCGTGAAGACGCTCTACATCGCACCGGGATCACCATGGGAGAATGGCTACAATGAGAGCTTCAACGGGTCGCTGCGCGACGAACTGCTCAACGGCGAGATCTTCTACAGCCTCGCCGAGGCGACGGTGCTGATCGAAGCCTGGCGGCGGCATTACAACACAGTCCGGCCGCACAGCAGCCTGGGCTACCGACCACCGGCCCCAGAAACGGCTTCACCGCCATATCCGGCCTCCGGTTCCGCTTCGCTCCACCTCCGCCCGGATATGGCGGCAACGAACATAATCCACTAACAATAAACCCGGTTCACTCGACGGGGGCAGGTCATCACTGCAGCCGTATAAGCCGATATAAACATAGGATATTAAAGCAAGACAACCAAATAAATTGGTCGTCAATGTTCAATGTTAACAACGGCGATCAAGCAGCGGGTATAACAAAATCATCGTCGAGCAGATTGGGCCCTCGACGACTGAGAGACGAAGCGCTCCCGTCCCTTGGCTTGCGGAGTACGTTCGTGTCCCTCTTCTATTTGAACCTGAGAACTACCACGGACTTCATTGGTGACGAGGATGGTATCGAGCTCCCCAGTCTTGCCGCCGCCGTAGCCACCGCTGCCGTTTCGGCGCGGGATATAATGAGCGAAGCTGTTCAAGACGGCGATCTTCAGCTTGGCGAGACCATTGAGATACACGATGCGCAAGGTCGCTTCCTCTCTGCCGTGCACTTCTGTGATGTGCTGAAGATCCGGCTGGGCGCGCGAGAGATCGTAGCGAGGGCCTGATCGGCCAACACCACGTTCGAGGAAAGCCCTTGGGATGATAGCGTTGTTAGCCGAAGATCCGATTACCGGGGCGAGAGCGATTAGCGCGTCGCGGGCTCAATCCCATGCAAGACCCAAGCACGCCCTTCAGGAATGGCGGCAGTGATGCGAGCATAGGGTTGCGTGAACAGGCGGCGCACCTGCATGCGAGCAAGCGCGCTTTCAGTGACCACTGCAAGAGCGCGTGCCTTGGGCATCGTCGCCATGTGCTGCCCCATGGATCGAATCATGTCCTGCGCCTGGACGGGACAATGGGTCACGTCGATGATCAACGCATAGCTCGAAAGTTCATAGAACGTGATCTGGCGCTTCAACTCGGTGATGTAGTTACTCACTTCATCCAGCGACATCATCTCCCCGAGCGTGACTTCGATCAGCTCATTAGCTCTATCGACTCGGATCTCGTACATCATGCACCTCGGGGCATGTAGTACGCCTGCGCGGTTGATGATCCATTACGACATGCACGTCTCCGTTGCGCCAGAGGGCTTATCCGCCGGTAGACCGTTTGATCGTCGGCTGAGCGAGATTACTGAAGGTAGCGGGCGCTCAAAAACTCTCACCCTGCGTTTTCGTTCCGAACCGTAAGGTCTATTAACATCCTGAAATGTCCCGGAAAATTTCTCGGCCTTTTACCGTCTCTTCATCTTTGCATCAATAAGTTGCCGGAACGGCCCAGTACCTATCGGCCGGTTCAGGATGAGGGGACACTTCGTGAAGATGAGGACGAACACTGGTATTAGCCTCCTGGCGCTTACCCGCGCTATTGCACCGATGATCGCCGCAGGCGCCGGTGCAGTCAGCATCACGCCCGCTCAAGCGCAGAGTGTGTGTACGCCTGATGTGTTAGGCGTCATCGTCTGTACGCCCGGTCTTCCTGTTACCGATCCTACAGCCCCCCTTCCGCCCTTGGCTCCTGTGCTCGACATCGTGGATAGCCTTACTCCCATCAATGTTGTCCTTCAGGATGGCTTTCAGTCTCCGCGCACGGTTACCCTGACCAGCCTGGCGCCAGGTGCCGACGTAAACATCAACGCGCTCGGGTCGGCCGTGATCAACACGATCAACCAGCCCGGCCTTATCGTTGACTCGGCGGCAGGTGTCGGTGCCCAGATTACCAGCATCACCACTGTTGGCGATGGCGCAACAGGTGCTTTGCTACGTGCGGTGGATGAAGTGATCTTCGTTGCCGATGGCACCATCTCCACTATCGGCGCCAACGCGCCTGCCATCAATCTGCAGGGCGCTTCGGTTGAGGCTGTCACCAACACGCTGAGCACGGTTGGTGAGAGTTCAAACGGTGCGATTATTCAGTCCTTGAACGGTCCGGCCAGCCTCACCGCCGACCTGATCACCACAAATGGCAACCTATCTGATGGCGCCGTAATCCGTGCTGCCGGGAACAGCCTCCTCCAAGGTGGCGCGATCCGAACCGGCGGGACCGATGCTGTTGCCTTCGACATCTCCAATGACGCGGCCGCCTGCGTTCTGCTCGGAGCTGGCGGATGCACCAACACCGTCAACCTTGGCGAGGTGACGACAGGCGGTTTTGGGGGCATCGGCGGCTTGGTAACCGCAGCCGGCAGCACCAGCATCAACATCGGCGCATTGCGGACTGACGGCGATCAGGCGGCAGGACTGAACCTATCCACCGATCCCACAGCGTGCGCAGTTCTTGGCGTAGGCGGTTGTGGGACTGCCTTCACCGTACAAAACCTCACAACTCAGGGCGCGAGCTCCCCGGGCGCTCTGGTGCGCGCGGGTGGACCGATCGTCGCAAACGTAGGTGTCCTTGAAACCAATGGCGATCAAGCCATCGGCCTTGATCTAGCGTCGCAGCCGGAAGCCTGTGCCGTTGTGGGCGCGGGTAACTGCGGCAGCAGCTTCAGCGTTGGCCAGCTGACCACCAACGGCGCAGGAGCAACCGGCGTACTCGCCCGCATTGCTGGTCCGACCACCGGTAACGTTGGCGTGCTGCGCACCAATGGCGACAACGCAGCGGGCGTCGATATTGCTTCTGATCCGACAGTGTGTGCGATCGTTGGCGCAGGCGGATGTGACGTCAATCTGATAGGCCAGAACATCTCCACCGCAGGTGACGGTGCTGCGGCGGTGCTGCTCAATTCGGTCGGCAACATCACCACGAACCTCGGTGCGATCACCACGCTCGGGGACGGATCAACCGGTCTTAGCATCATACAAAATCCGGCTGCCTGCCTGGCGGTCGGGCCCGGCGTCTGCCGCGTGAATGCGGTCACAGGCCCGGTAAACACTGGCGGCGACAACTCTCCCGGCGTGGACGTGGATAATGGCGGAGGTAACGGCCCCACCGACGTGGCGACCGGCCCCGTCACAACGGGTGGCAACGACTCCCCGGGCGTCATCGTCAATGGGGGTTCTGGCACTACGACCGTATCCACGGGTCCGGTTACGACCACGGGCAACAACTCGCCCGGCGTGGATGTCTCCGGCACTGGCCCGATCATCGTCAGCACGGGCCCTGTGAGCACTAGCGGCACCGACTCCGATGGTGTCGACGTGAGCGGCGGCGCCGGCCCCGTCACGGTG contains:
- a CDS encoding alkaline phosphatase D family protein, whose protein sequence is MSFILNRRSILQAATLLPGLALLPSSLSAAGPAAGFTHSVASGDPKVDSVVLWTRFVPTDGGTTALKVEIAADRRFIHIVSRGSASSSAMTDFCVHAYPTGLEPGRWYYYRFVAPNGETSPVGRTRTLPAGKPGKFRIGVFSCANATSGWFNAYAHAAARDDLDLIVHLGDYIYESPVDRSDALAALAKARDVQPRGEAVSLADYRLRYASYRADPGLQELHRNFPMIAMWDDHETANNSWEGGAKNHGAQDGPWDVRKAAGVRAFREWLPMRNSDYDRYQIGDLATLFRLETRLLARSKQLEIGAALFGAGDPREAIARFRDGPLADPARTMMGSTQERWLADGLADSAGGGTRWQVLAQQVIVAPTRLPKVSPAWFAPGATPSGRDQAELGAAAELADAGIPMGLDRWDGYPAARTRLLAGAAKARANLVVLSGDSHNAWAYELAHEGRPVGVEFAGHSVSSLGVEKRFAGDALTIAQDFVAANPGLKWCETSRRGYMVTILTRDAVSNDWVFLPSLDIQSTAVLDTTRLVSERSSYRLSRA
- a CDS encoding IS3 family transposase (programmed frameshift), encoding MPFKKHKPEEIIGKLREVEIVLSQGASTAEACRRISVSEQTYYRWRKEYGGLKTDQARRMKDLEKENLRLRRAISDLTLDKLILQEAAPGKLLSPARRRRCIDHVRRELPVSERRVCRVLGQHRSTQRKVPRGADDEQVLSEDIIALAKQYGRYGYRRVTALLCHAGWTVNHKRVERIWRREGLKVPQRQPKRGRLWLNDGSCIRLRPEYPGHVWAYDFVEGRTHDGRKFRILTIIDEASRECLGLIVARQLKHEDVLAALADLFVTRGPPAHIRSDNGAEFIANAVQKWLGQIGVKTLYIAPGSPWENGYNESFNGSLRDELLNGEIFYSLAEATVLIEAWRRHYNTVRPHSSLGYRPPAPETASPPYPASGSASLHLRPDMAATNIIH
- a CDS encoding TonB-dependent receptor translates to MTGVVTSASLQRPVQGARVTIDQSSIQATTDQDGRYVLTGVTAGTHTLRIDEPGYAPFTIDIVASDDQAIAANGVLTLADAEGAGDIVVTGSRASRVLSIERKRALATISDVVSSDGIGKLPDYNTAEALQRLPGVSVEIDQGEPRYVVVRGIDPNLNQVMVDGNLVGIPEAEGRRVALDTIPSDLVASIEVVKAVTPDYDANAIGGSINIVTPTAFDQTPPFTFASVRGSYNDKSGKTGFGGSATHGQKFGPDEQFGIVVAGSYSKRFIDSDSAEPTNWTAFTTNGTRVTAPTNYTLYDYRIMRERIGGIVNLDWRPSDQTRVYVRTIYDEFTDHEERDQFNFALVNSAPAPTVLNRTSIRFPNGRATRQFRQNDQTQKLYNVSPGAELKFGQFELDLNYTYAHAQEHTPIRDDLEFRSAANQTATLDLSSDRPLFSAIDPRLSDPNAFPLRRIRERREQIDEDLNTVRADLKYNFGDNEASFIKIGGKFIDRVKDRDNSQTQRDAVPTAPSSPGSIGQALPTPDDFYNGDYAFGPAINYQGVLDYYAAHPNLIALNAGQTAINDKSLDYHIHEKIYAGYAMASLTFGDLNAIGGVRVERTEGRYDAFQLRTTTGITPLSFDNKYTHVLPSVHLNYRPRRDFTLRAAWTNTIGRPNYDASVPSFTEEAGAGTAGNPDLKPYTSMGLDVSAEYYPDAESIFSVGAFYKHLKNPVFTQTILNTSFAGVPLLSLSQPQNADSGKLYGIEANAQRRLTFLPAPLDGFGISANATYVTSNVKVPGRESEDIPFFGQSNWIANAALFYEKGPFEARVAVAYRTAFIANVGNATQKTAADIYEAGRTSLDARMSYKVTKGIELFGALSNITNAPLSYYQTTRDQTYARQIYSFNGDFGVSVRF
- a CDS encoding DUF6894 family protein, whose translation is MSLFYLNLRTTTDFIGDEDGIELPSLAAAVATAAVSARDIMSEAVQDGDLQLGETIEIHDAQGRFLSAVHFCDVLKIRLGAREIVARA